A window from Gossypium raimondii isolate GPD5lz chromosome 7, ASM2569854v1, whole genome shotgun sequence encodes these proteins:
- the LOC105800324 gene encoding aspartic proteinase NANA, chloroplast, translating to MESSIIFIFLSLSLFSNNCNFFFQVHASKYNHGKVKFKLIHRHSPELGKMSGTTLGPPSSSRERIKQLIHSDTARLHAISHRLVPRRKNFQVETLRSSNLVELPMRSAADIGTGQYFVSFRIGSPPRKFIMIADTGSTVTWMKCKYKCKTCFDDRIHHHERIFNPKTSRTFIPIPCLSSMCKQDLARSFSLQKCHRSTSPCAYDFRYSDGTKVLGIFGNDTVIVRLTNGKKIKVPDVMIGCSETIFGNFHDIDGVMGLGFDQHSFAVKAAEKFGNKFSYCLVDHLSPSDLVNFLVFGEVDDSTLPKMQYTELLLGIVNPYYAVNVSGISIDGEMLAIPSYAWDLKSGGGFIVDSGSSLTHLVEPVFNQVIAAFQAPISKFKKLSLSVGPSEPEYCFGDVGYKESLMPKLEVHFADGAKLTPPVKSYVIDAAEGVKCLGFVPTRWPGPSVIGNILQQNHLWEFDLLNGKLGFASSSCTFDD from the exons ATGGAGAGTTCCATCATCTTCATTTTCCTTTCACTATCACTGTTTTCCAATAATtgtaatttcttctttcaagTTCATGCTTCCAAATACAATCATGGAAAGGTTAAGTTCAAGCTAATCCATAGGCATTCACCCGAGTTAGGAAAAATGTCTGGAACAACCCTTGGACCTCCGAGTAGTTCAAGGGAACGTATAAAACAATTGATACACAGCGACACTGCTCGGCTACATGCGATTTCACATAGGTTGGTCCCAAGAAGGAAGAATTTTCAGGTCGAGACATTGCGTAGTAGCAATTTGGTTGAGCTTCCAATGCGATCGGCTGCAGATATTGGGACTGGACAATACTTCGTTTCGTTTCGAATCGGGAGCCCGCCGAGGAAGTTTATTATGATAGCTGATACGGGAAGTACTGTTACATGGATGAAATGCAAATACAAGTGCAAAACTTGTTTCGATGATAGGATCCATCATCATGAAAGGATATTTAATCCTAAAACATCACGTACTTTTATTCCAATTCCATGCCTCTCCAGTATGTGCAAGCAGGATCTTGCTCGATCTTTCTCTTTGCAAAAATGTCATCGGTCGACATCTCCTTGTGCCTATGATTTCAG GTACTCCGATGGCACAAAAGTTCTTGGAATCTTCGGCAATGATACAGTTATAGTACGCCTTACCAACGGCAAAAAGATTAAAGTACCGGATGTAATGATCGGGTGTAGCGAGACAATATTTGGAAACTTCCACGACATTGATGGAGTAATGGGGTTAGGTTTTGACCAGCATTCATTCGCAGTGAAAGCAGCTGAGAAGTTTGGGAACAAGTTTTCGTATTGCTTGGTTGATCATCTGAGCCCAAGTGACCTCGTTAACTTCCTTGTTTTCGGCGAAGTGGATGATTCAACATTACCGAAAATGCAATACACGGAGTTGCTCCTCGGAATAGTGAATCCATATTACGCTGTAAACGTGTCTGGAATCTCCATCGATGGTGAAATGCTGGCTATCCCATCATACGCGTGGGATCTTAAGAGCGGTGGCGGGTTTATTGTGGACTCAGGTTCGAGTTTAACTCACCTAGTGGAACCCGTGTTCAATCAAGTCATCGCTGCTTTCCAGGCTCCGATTAGCAAATTCAAGAAACTGTCATTGAGCGTGGGGCCGTCGGAGCCGGAATATTGTTTCGGTGATGTTGGCTATAAGGAGTCTCTCATGCCGAAACTGGAGGTCCATTTCGCTGACGGAGCTAAGTTAACGCCTCCGGTGAAAAGCTACGTGATTGATGCTGCGGAAGGGGTAAAGTGCCTTGGGTTCGTCCCCACGCGTTGGCCTGGACCGTCTGTGATTGGCAATATTTTGCAGCAAAATCATTTGTGGGAATTCGATCTTTTAAATGGCAAGTTGGGATTTGCTTCTTCTAGCTGTACATTTGATGACTGA